A genomic window from Coccinella septempunctata chromosome 9, icCocSept1.1, whole genome shotgun sequence includes:
- the LOC123320708 gene encoding zinc finger protein 583-like isoform X2: MTSKDNIILLCRLCLEKDNVNVPIFGETGEAVEQVQMKINTCLPVTITKVDDLPKNICVNCANKLDLFYQFWNDSIEAEKQLTLWISNGSVDQVSTDNMKPGQLSNIQESGNINNETRVKEEAVDTDDEISSSRLKNSGCDTSTDNLKLRSPRPKRSRRAANIRQIIQSLKESDEDDLKETKTDKEWDDSDIEDDVSFPDPSSRTPIDKPSTSTEEVPPIFPSTPPTREDHLVPIVQLSEGSWLHNEDITSPFAAQIHETLKKLGYKNPFVYPKLKHKKKQLKQLESRNNTKWQCMICSEVKKNKDDLMEHYEIHKSETESLKGSKMVGDYFMCPVCLTDFTSLISYERHVELNHGEKQYNCEVCHRAFKNLFSLSVHNNKRHSLEKVYRCAACDFEDEELKELRCHVRNSHEDNVKYRCEICNKGFSSFSWYQEHKNFHTGAMPFECEVCSKSFPYTRYLIAHKKNMHPEMFSNVPINHECEICQKKFAHKKSLVLHLRGHTGESAVLCDMCGKSLSSSEHLKQHLRIHTGYKPHCCSVCGKGFAKKCNLTLHERVHSGEKPHVCNICNKGFSQRSTLVIHGRYHSGERPYRCQLCQKGFVAKGLLGVHMKTCGGIPE; the protein is encoded by the exons ATGACCAGCAAAGATAATATCATTCTGCTCTGTCGTTTATGTTTGGAAAAAGACAATGTTAACGTTCCAATTTTCGGTGAGACAGGTGAGGCTGTAGAACAAGTCCAGATGAAAATAAATACTTGCTTACCAGTCACGATAACGAAAGTGGACGATCTACCAAAGAATATATGCGTTAATTGTGCTAATAAGTTAGATCTGTTTTACCAATTTTGGAATGACAGTATCGAAGCTGAAAAGCAACTAACTCTATGGATAAGTAATGGCTCAGTTGATCAAGTTTCAACGGATAATATGAAACCTGGTCAATTATCGAATATCCAGGAATCTGGAAACATTAATAATGAGACAAGGGTAAAAGAAGAGGCTGTGGATACTGACGATGAAATATCATCAAGTAGATTGAAAAACTCTGGGTGCGATACTTCTACTGATAATTTG AAATTGCGATCACCAAGGCCGAAAAGAAGCAGACGTGCAGCTAACATAAGGCAGATTATCCAAAGTCTGAAGGAATCAGACGAGGATGACTTGAAAGAAACGAAAACTGATAAGGAATGGGACGATAGCGATATAGAAGACGATGTAAGTTTTCCAGATCCATCTAGTCGAACCCCTATCGATAAACCGAGTACCTCAACAGAAGAGGTACCTCCAATCTTCCCTTCTACACCTCCGACTAGAGAGGACCACTTGGTTCCCATTGTCCAATTGTCGGAAGGCAGCTGGTTACATAACGAAGACATAACTAGTCCGTTTGCGGCCCAGATCCACGAAACACTCAAAAAGTTAGGTTATAAGAATCCTTTCGTCTATCCTAAATTGAAACACAAGAAGAAACAACTGAAACAGTTGGAATCCAGGAATAACACCAAGTGGCAGTGCATGATTTGTTCGGAAGTGAAAAAAAACAAGGACGACCTGATGGAACACTACGAGATACACAAGAGCGAGACGGAATCTCTCAAGGGCAGCAAAATGGTAGGGGATTATTTCATGTGTCCGGTATGCCTGACCGACTTCACGTCCCTGATAAGTTACGAGAGACACGTGGAGTTGAACCACGGGGAAAAGCAGTATAACTGTGAAGTTTGCCATAGGGCTTTCAAGAATCTGTTCTCTCTGAGCGTGCACAACAACAAGAGGCACAGTTTGGAGAAGGTTTACAGATGCGCAGCCTGCGATTTTGAGGATGAAGAGTTGAAGGAGTTGAGGTGCCATGTTAGGAATTCCCACGAGGATAACGTAAAGTATAGGTGTGAAATTTGTAATAAGGGTTTCAGCTCTTTCTCTTGGTACCAAGAGCATAAGAATTTCCACACAGGTGCCATGCCCTTTGAGTGCGAAGTGTGCTCGAAAAGTTTCCCGTACACCAGGTACCTGATAGCCCATAAGAAAAATATGCATCCCGAGATGTTTTCCAATGTGCCAATCAACCACGAATGCGAGATCTGCCAGAAGAAGTTTGCCCACAAGAAGAGCCTGGTGCTGCACCTCCGGGGGCACACCGGTGAGAGTGCGGTGCTTTGCGACATGTGCGGTAAGTCTTTGTCGAGTTCCGAGCACCTCAAACAACACCTGAGGATCCACACCGGCTACAAGCCTCACTGTTGTTCGGTTTGCGGCAAGGGATTCGCGAAAAAGTGCAATTTAACGTTACACGAGAGGGTGCACAGTGGGGAGAAACCTCATGTTTGCAATATTTGCAACAAGGGGTTCTCTCAGAGGTCCACTCTTGTTATACATGGGCGTTATCACTCTGGGGAGAGACCGTATCGTTGTCAGCTCTGTCAGAAGGGTTTTGTGGCCAAGGGGCTGTTGGGGGTGCATATGAAGACTTGCGGAGGTATTCCGGAATGA
- the LOC123320708 gene encoding zinc finger protein 583-like isoform X1: MTSKDNIILLCRLCLEKDNVNVPIFGETGEAVEQVQMKINTCLPVTITKVDDLPKNICVNCANKLDLFYQFWNDSIEAEKQLTLWISNGSVDQVSTDNMKPGQLSNIQESGNINNETRVKEEAVDTDDEISSSRLKNSGCDTSTDNLDVYQQKLRSPRPKRSRRAANIRQIIQSLKESDEDDLKETKTDKEWDDSDIEDDVSFPDPSSRTPIDKPSTSTEEVPPIFPSTPPTREDHLVPIVQLSEGSWLHNEDITSPFAAQIHETLKKLGYKNPFVYPKLKHKKKQLKQLESRNNTKWQCMICSEVKKNKDDLMEHYEIHKSETESLKGSKMVGDYFMCPVCLTDFTSLISYERHVELNHGEKQYNCEVCHRAFKNLFSLSVHNNKRHSLEKVYRCAACDFEDEELKELRCHVRNSHEDNVKYRCEICNKGFSSFSWYQEHKNFHTGAMPFECEVCSKSFPYTRYLIAHKKNMHPEMFSNVPINHECEICQKKFAHKKSLVLHLRGHTGESAVLCDMCGKSLSSSEHLKQHLRIHTGYKPHCCSVCGKGFAKKCNLTLHERVHSGEKPHVCNICNKGFSQRSTLVIHGRYHSGERPYRCQLCQKGFVAKGLLGVHMKTCGGIPE, encoded by the exons ATGACCAGCAAAGATAATATCATTCTGCTCTGTCGTTTATGTTTGGAAAAAGACAATGTTAACGTTCCAATTTTCGGTGAGACAGGTGAGGCTGTAGAACAAGTCCAGATGAAAATAAATACTTGCTTACCAGTCACGATAACGAAAGTGGACGATCTACCAAAGAATATATGCGTTAATTGTGCTAATAAGTTAGATCTGTTTTACCAATTTTGGAATGACAGTATCGAAGCTGAAAAGCAACTAACTCTATGGATAAGTAATGGCTCAGTTGATCAAGTTTCAACGGATAATATGAAACCTGGTCAATTATCGAATATCCAGGAATCTGGAAACATTAATAATGAGACAAGGGTAAAAGAAGAGGCTGTGGATACTGACGATGAAATATCATCAAGTAGATTGAAAAACTCTGGGTGCGATACTTCTACTGATAATTTG GATGTCTACCAACAGAAATTGCGATCACCAAGGCCGAAAAGAAGCAGACGTGCAGCTAACATAAGGCAGATTATCCAAAGTCTGAAGGAATCAGACGAGGATGACTTGAAAGAAACGAAAACTGATAAGGAATGGGACGATAGCGATATAGAAGACGATGTAAGTTTTCCAGATCCATCTAGTCGAACCCCTATCGATAAACCGAGTACCTCAACAGAAGAGGTACCTCCAATCTTCCCTTCTACACCTCCGACTAGAGAGGACCACTTGGTTCCCATTGTCCAATTGTCGGAAGGCAGCTGGTTACATAACGAAGACATAACTAGTCCGTTTGCGGCCCAGATCCACGAAACACTCAAAAAGTTAGGTTATAAGAATCCTTTCGTCTATCCTAAATTGAAACACAAGAAGAAACAACTGAAACAGTTGGAATCCAGGAATAACACCAAGTGGCAGTGCATGATTTGTTCGGAAGTGAAAAAAAACAAGGACGACCTGATGGAACACTACGAGATACACAAGAGCGAGACGGAATCTCTCAAGGGCAGCAAAATGGTAGGGGATTATTTCATGTGTCCGGTATGCCTGACCGACTTCACGTCCCTGATAAGTTACGAGAGACACGTGGAGTTGAACCACGGGGAAAAGCAGTATAACTGTGAAGTTTGCCATAGGGCTTTCAAGAATCTGTTCTCTCTGAGCGTGCACAACAACAAGAGGCACAGTTTGGAGAAGGTTTACAGATGCGCAGCCTGCGATTTTGAGGATGAAGAGTTGAAGGAGTTGAGGTGCCATGTTAGGAATTCCCACGAGGATAACGTAAAGTATAGGTGTGAAATTTGTAATAAGGGTTTCAGCTCTTTCTCTTGGTACCAAGAGCATAAGAATTTCCACACAGGTGCCATGCCCTTTGAGTGCGAAGTGTGCTCGAAAAGTTTCCCGTACACCAGGTACCTGATAGCCCATAAGAAAAATATGCATCCCGAGATGTTTTCCAATGTGCCAATCAACCACGAATGCGAGATCTGCCAGAAGAAGTTTGCCCACAAGAAGAGCCTGGTGCTGCACCTCCGGGGGCACACCGGTGAGAGTGCGGTGCTTTGCGACATGTGCGGTAAGTCTTTGTCGAGTTCCGAGCACCTCAAACAACACCTGAGGATCCACACCGGCTACAAGCCTCACTGTTGTTCGGTTTGCGGCAAGGGATTCGCGAAAAAGTGCAATTTAACGTTACACGAGAGGGTGCACAGTGGGGAGAAACCTCATGTTTGCAATATTTGCAACAAGGGGTTCTCTCAGAGGTCCACTCTTGTTATACATGGGCGTTATCACTCTGGGGAGAGACCGTATCGTTGTCAGCTCTGTCAGAAGGGTTTTGTGGCCAAGGGGCTGTTGGGGGTGCATATGAAGACTTGCGGAGGTATTCCGGAATGA
- the LOC123320744 gene encoding uncharacterized protein LOC123320744 isoform X1, whose translation MSQYAVPSAPPVDQGGIPTAPPSYDEAVGNLAPPPRDQNISSSAQLDVVNEEERKKADQKKQDQPLNAPPPLVTVQPQPQQQMTYNFDQPVYQQPASPSNDCCLFCLWCDGSEIADLCYCIFCCSRHVTGHDAGCCDCGDTCCDCPEGCCECGDCDCDCGDCDCGDCDCGGGGDCNCGDCSII comes from the exons atgagCCAGTATGCAGTACCCTCTGCTCCACCTGTAGATCAGGGTGGTATCCCAACCGCACCCCCTTCTTATG ATGAAGCAGTTGGTAACTTAGCACCACCTCCGAGGGaccaaaatatttcaagttcTGCTCAATTAGATGTCGTAAATGAAGAAGAGAGAAAGAAGG CAGATCAAAAAAAGCAAGACCAACCCCTCAACG CACCACCACCCCTGGTGACGGTACAACCCCAGCCACAACAACAAATGACCTACAACTTCGATCAGCCAGTCTACCAGCAACCTGCCTCTCCGTCCAACGACTGCTGCCTCTTCTGCTTGTGGTGCGACGGCAGCGAAATAGCAGATCTGTGCTACTGCATCTTCTGCTGCTCCAGGCACGTGACAGGCCATGACGCAGGTTGTTGCGACTGTGGCGACACCTGCTGTGACTGCCCAGAAGGTTGCTGCGAGTGTGGAGACTGCGATTGTGATTGTGGTGATTGTGATTGTGGCGATTGCGATTGTGGTGGTGGGGGTGATTGTAATTGCGGGGATTGTTCCATAATCTAG
- the LOC123320744 gene encoding uncharacterized protein LOC123320744 isoform X2 — protein MSQYAVPSAPPVDQGGIPTAPPSYDEAVGNLAPPPRDQNISSSAQLDVVNEEERKKDQKKQDQPLNAPPPLVTVQPQPQQQMTYNFDQPVYQQPASPSNDCCLFCLWCDGSEIADLCYCIFCCSRHVTGHDAGCCDCGDTCCDCPEGCCECGDCDCDCGDCDCGDCDCGGGGDCNCGDCSII, from the exons atgagCCAGTATGCAGTACCCTCTGCTCCACCTGTAGATCAGGGTGGTATCCCAACCGCACCCCCTTCTTATG ATGAAGCAGTTGGTAACTTAGCACCACCTCCGAGGGaccaaaatatttcaagttcTGCTCAATTAGATGTCGTAAATGAAGAAGAGAGAAAGAAGG ATCAAAAAAAGCAAGACCAACCCCTCAACG CACCACCACCCCTGGTGACGGTACAACCCCAGCCACAACAACAAATGACCTACAACTTCGATCAGCCAGTCTACCAGCAACCTGCCTCTCCGTCCAACGACTGCTGCCTCTTCTGCTTGTGGTGCGACGGCAGCGAAATAGCAGATCTGTGCTACTGCATCTTCTGCTGCTCCAGGCACGTGACAGGCCATGACGCAGGTTGTTGCGACTGTGGCGACACCTGCTGTGACTGCCCAGAAGGTTGCTGCGAGTGTGGAGACTGCGATTGTGATTGTGGTGATTGTGATTGTGGCGATTGCGATTGTGGTGGTGGGGGTGATTGTAATTGCGGGGATTGTTCCATAATCTAG
- the LOC123320725 gene encoding vacuolar protein sorting-associated protein 26B-like: MSFFGFGQSAEIEIYLDGQETRKTAEVKTDDSKKERLLLYYDGETVSGKVNISLKKPGSKLEHQGIKIEFIGQIEMFYDRGNHHEFISLVKELARPGEMIANTSYPFEFSCVEKPFEVYTGANVRLRYFLKVTIIRRLADIVKELDIAVHTLSSYTEMNSSIKMEVGIEDCLHIEFEYNKSKYHLKDVIVGKIYFLLVRIKIKHMEIAIIKKETTGQGPNTFTENETIAKYEIMDGAPVRGESIPIRVFLAGYDLTPTMRDINKKFSVKYFLNLVLMDTEDRRYFKQQEITLWRKGDKIRKNNAHSPSIMAGTQNLQNMAQAHQKSLENKGNNDIINDGDESPESGVPGVKEDFLRAPNSDSNDKSRDPFDGKTSSPEEAEYRKIENMTREAGDGQNDNGNDAAE, encoded by the exons ATG AGTTTTTTTGGATTTGGTCAATCTGCAGAGATTGAAATATACCTTGATGGACAAGAGACTAGGAAAACTGCCGAAGTTAAAACGGATGATTCCAAGAAGGAAAGACTATTGTTATATTATGATGGGGAAACAGTCTCAGGAAAG GTGAATATCAGTTTGAAAAAGCCTGGGAGTAAGTTGGAACATCAGGGTATCAAAATAGAATTTATAGGCCAAATTGAGATGTTTTATGACAGAGGTAATCATCATGAATTCATTTCTTTGGTGAAAGAATTGGCGCGCCCCGGTGAAATGATTGCAAATACCAGCTATCCTTTTGAATTCAGCTGTGTAGAGAAGCCTTTTGAAGTATACACAG GAGCTAATGTCAGACTGCGCTATTTCCTAAAGGTGACCATAATTCGTAGGCTTGCAGACATAGTTAAGGAATTAGATATAGCTGTCCATACTTTGTCGAGTTACACAGAGATGAACAGCTCCATTAAAATGGAAGTGGGTATAGAAGATTGCTTGCACATTGAATTCGAGTACAACAAATCGAA GTACCACCTGAAGGACGTCATTGTGGGTAAAATCTACTTCCTTTTAGTGCGGATAAAGATCAAACATATGGAAATTGCCATCATCAAGAAAGAAACAACAGGGCAAGGTCCCAACACTTTCACAGAAAACGAGACAATAGCCAAATATGAAATAATGGACGGGGCCCCAGTTAGAG GAGAAAGCATTCCGATCAGGGTTTTCTTGGCGGGATACGATCTAACCCCAACCATGAGAGATATAAACAAGAAGTTCTCCGTTAAATATTTCCTAAATCTTGTTCTTATGGATACCGAGGATAGGAGATATTTCAAGCAACAAGAAATCACCCTGTGGAGAAAAG gtgataaaatacgtaagaaTAATGCTCATAGTCCTTCTATTATGGCCGGTACGCAGAATTTGCAGAACATGGCGCAGGCTCACCAGAAATCCTTGGAAAATAAGGGAAATAACGATATCATCAACGATGGGGATGAATCACCTGAAAGCGGTGTACCTGGTGTCAAG GAAGACTTTTTGAGGGCGCCAAATTCAGATTCGAATGACAAAAGTAGAGACCCGTTTGACGGTAAGACATCTTCACCGGAAGAAGCGGAGTATAGGAAAATCGAGAACATGACCAGAGAAGCAGGAGACGGACAAAACGATAACGGCAACGATGCTGCTGAGTGA
- the LOC123320728 gene encoding delta-aminolevulinic acid dehydratase: MASGGNPANKHILHSSIFNKTLRGWQGLNCEITQKNLMYPIFIVDDENAVQPIQSMPGISRFGINRLKDHLSPLVEKGLQSVLLFGVINNVPKDETGSNASTEKNPVLKAVPKLKTWFPSLTVACDVCLCAYTSHGHCGILDKDGYIKNDDSIKRLAEVALAYAKAGADIVAPSDMMDGRIGAIKQSLRDNGLVNRVSVLSYTAKFASNLYGPFRDASKSAPAFGDRKCYQLPSESTGLALRAAARDVEEGADMLMVKPVLIYMDIVKELKNKYPEYPMFVYQVSGEFAMIHHAAKAEAVDLRLVLTEVLSSLRRSGADVIITYFTPQILDWIHGGSKL, from the exons ATGGCAAGCGGTGGGAATCCAGCAAATAAGCATATTCTGCACAGTAGCATATTCAATAAAACCCTTAGGGGTTGGCAAGGTTTGAACTGCGAAATAACGCAAAAGAATCTTATGTACCCTATATTCATAGT CGACGACGAGAATGCCGTACAACCCATTCAAAGCATGCCTGGTATTTCAAGATTCGGGATCAACAGGCTCAAAGATCACTTATCCCCTCTTGTCGAGAAAGGTTTGCAATCTGTACTTCTCTTTGGAGTTATCAATAATGTTCCTAAG gATGAGACTGGTTCCAATGCAAGTACCGAGAAGAATCCAGTGTTGAAGGCAGTTCCAAAGCTGAAAACATGGTTTCCGTCTTTAACAGTAGCCTGTGATGTTTGTTTATGTGCCTATACTTCGCATGGTCATTGCGGAATCCTTGACAAGGATGGGTATATCAAAAATGATGACAGTATCAAGAGACTAGCTGAAGTGGCTTTAGCTTACGCTAAAGCAG GCGCTGACATTGTTGCTCCTTCTGACATGATGGACGGAAGAATTGGTGCTATAAAGCAATCGTTGAGGGACAATGGTTTAGTCAATAGAGTATCTGTTTTATCGTACACTGCTAAATTTGCATCGAATCTCTATGGGCCTTTCAGGGACGCTAGTAAATCAGCACCAGCGTTCG GGGATCGAAAGTGTTACCAATTACCTTCGGAAAGCACCGGTTTGGCATTGAGGGCTGCCGCTCGAGACGTAGAAGAAGGAGCTGACATGTTGATGGTGAAACCTGTACTTATTTATATGGACATCGTCAAGGAGCTGAAGAACAAATATCCGGAATACCCAATGTTCGTTTATCAGGTATCGGGAGAGTTTGCGATGATTCACCATGCCGCCAAAGCTGAAGCTGTCGATTTGAGGCTTGTTTTAACCGAGGTTTTGTCTTCGCTGAGGAGATCAG GTGCTGATGTTATAATAACTTACTTCACACCTCAGATATTGGACTGGATACATGGGGGCAGCAAGTTGTAA
- the LOC123320718 gene encoding mitochondrial-processing peptidase subunit beta → MSSILKLSNSIAKFSKNSGVLKATKSIRNASTALKNEVPVLNVPPTTCTTLNSGVRVATEDWGSQTATVGIWIDAGSRYENSKNNGVAHFMEHMAFKGTGKRTQGQLEIEIEDMGAQLNAYTSREQTVYYSRCLAKDVPKAIEILADIVQNAKLGEQEIERERGVILREMQEVESNLQEVVFDHLHSTAYQGTPLANTILGPTENIKRINATDLRSYLDSHYSPGRMVVAGAGGVNHDELCKLVETHITGTGGPISDIPSLAPCRFTGSEIRVRDDSLPLAHVAIAVEGVGWTDPDLLTLMVASTVLGAWDRSQASAKQNATTLARASAEGDLCHSYQSFNTCYKDTGLWGVYFVSDHLKIDDMMFNIQQEFVRLCTHITEGEVERAKALLTANTLLQLDTSTSVCEDIGRQFLCYGRRIPPHELTHRINSITAQNVRDVCFKYIYDRCPAIAAVGPIENLPDYNRIRSSMYWLRV, encoded by the exons ATGTCGTCAATTCTCAAATTATCTAATTCTATCGcgaaattttccaaaaattccgGTGTATTGAAG GCCACTAAAAGTATAAGAAATGCATCCACCGCCTTGAAAAACGAAGTTCCAGTTTTAAATGTACCTCCAACAACCTGCACAACACTCAATTCGG GGGTTCGTGTGGCTACCGAAGACTGGGGTTCTCAGACAGCAACTGTTGGTATTTGGATTGACGCAGGTAGTCGCtatgaaaattctaaaaataatGGGGTAGCCCATTTCATGGAACATATGGCTTTTAAG GGAACTGGCAAAAGGACCCAAGGCCAGTTGGAAATCGAAATTGAAGATATGGGAGCTCAGTTGAATGCCTACACAAGTAGAGAACAAACCGTATACTACTCTAGATGTCTTGCCAAAGATGTACCAAAGGCGATAGAAATTTTAGCTGACATTGTTCAAAATGCCAAGCTTGGGGAGCAAGAAATCGAACGTGAGAGAGGTGTCATCCTTAGAGAAATGCAAGAAGTTGAATCTAACCTACAGGAAGTTGTATTCGACCACCTACACTCAACAGCCTATCAAGGTACACCATTGGCCAATACCATCTTGGGGCCCACTGAAAATATCAAGAGGATCAATGCAACTGACTTGAGGAGTTACCTTGACAGTCATTACAGTCCAGGTAGGATGGTTGTTGCTGGAGCTGGAGGTGTTAACCATGACGAATTATGCAAGTTGGTGGAGACACATATTACTG GAACTGGTGGACCAATTTCCGATATACCGTCTTTGGCCCCCTGTAGATTTACAGGTTCAGAAATCAGAGTCAGGGACGACTCTCTACCTCTAGCTCATGTAGCAATAGCGGTTGAGGGTGTGGGTTGGACAGACCCTGATCTGTTGACACTGATGGTGGCTTCCACTGTCTTGGGTGCATGGGACAGGTCCCAAGCCTCAGCTAAACAAAATGCTACCACTTTGGCCAGAGCAAGTGCTGAAGGTGACCTCTGCCACTCTTATCAAAGTTTCAACACATGCTATAAG GACACTGGACTGTGGGGTGTCTACTTTGTTTCTGATCATCTTAAAATTGATGACATGATGTTCAACATTCAACAAGAGTTTGTAAGGCTCTGCACACACATTACCGAGGGTGAAGTCGAAAGGGCAAAGGCTCTGTTGACCGCCAACACCTTATTACAGTTGGATACTTCAACTTCAGTATGCGAAGATATCG GTCGCCAATTCTTATGCTACGGTCGTAGGATACCGCCACATGAACTGACTCACAGAATCAACTCCATAACTGCACAGAACGTTCGTGATGTATGCTTCAAATACATTTACGACAGGTGTCCTGCTATTGCAGCTGTAGGACCTATTGAAAATCTACCCGACTACAACAGGATCCGTAGTTCCATGTACTGGCTACGTGTCTAA
- the LOC123320746 gene encoding N-alpha-acetyltransferase 10, which yields MNIRCAKPEDLMNMQHCNLLCLPENYQMKYYFYHGLSWPQLSYVAEDEKGNIVGYVLAKMEEDTEEMKHGHITSLAVKRSHRRLGLAQKLMDQASEAMVECFDAKYVSLHVRKSNRAALNLYKNSLKFETVEIEPKYYADGEDAYSMRRDLTEFATKMASEVVDSNETT from the exons atgaatataagaTGTGCAAAACCCGAGGATTTGATGAATATGCAGCACTGCAATTTACTATGTTTACCAGAAAATTaccaaatgaaatattatttttaccaTGGACTCAGTTGGCCCCAATTGAGTTATGTTGCGGAAGATGAAAAAG gTAATATAGTGGGATATGTTCTTGCTAAAATGGAGGAGGACACGGAAGAGATGAAACACGGTCATATAACTTCATTGGCAGTGAAAAGGTCTCATAGAAGACTTGGTCTTGCTCAGAAGTTGATGGATCAAGCTTCAGAAGCTATGGTCGAATGTTTTGATGCCAAATATGTATCTTTACATGTTCGAAAGAGTAACAGAGCAGCTTTGAATTTGTACAAAAATTCTCTAAAGTTTGAAACTGTGGAAATCGAACCTAAATATTATGCAGATGGGGAAGATGCTTACTCTATGAGAAGAGATCTTACGGAATTCGCAACAAAAATGGCCAGCGAAGTAGTTGATAGCAATGAAACTACCTGA